The following coding sequences lie in one Heliangelus exortis chromosome 8, bHelExo1.hap1, whole genome shotgun sequence genomic window:
- the ODF2L gene encoding protein BCAP: protein MRKLSENETQNTKLRRKILEREKLVEELSSKLQLEEVNLQKEDHLSRSVKAVQAHLQCQIQRKEVENYDLKQKIQNLEKKIEDWKLQVGEYKDQMLALREKSEQEKTALKKAIRSQKQRAEHFEAVAENLTSRINEREFKLSEILSASDDWKIQHDRTVEGKAMLEIQTEDLKKQISNILEDLKRKEEWRSSSDEEILGKLHSVNSENEKIYLENEKLKASLATLETSTVSVESELRNLQEKSKLQEDLVEQYKNQVQKLRTAIEELKSRYEAVLNENKRITENKYLEGDKVRDKMKAELKEFKHVYDLLKAAQEKQQESWEKLTSWERLHEQKCKTLRELQIQEKDSVISMVRHSLEDENGNIQKKYEDLKRQLEKMEFQNEELACQLKKEDEILQCSKFQLEEKIAEYNGLTRQLESAREEGRKMVAEELKKNAYKEQALQAKMLVLETEVKKRQEEQKQLLYILHHYEKCHEVHLKELENSLQKSENNNQSIQNYVQFLKTSYVTMFG, encoded by the exons ATGCGAAAGTTAAGTGAAAATGAAACCCAAAATACt AAACTCAGgagaaaaatacttgaaagaGAGAAACTTGTTGAAGAACTTTCATCCAAGCTTCAGCTTGAAGAA GTCAATTTACAGAAAGAAGACCACCTGTCAAGATCAGTAAAGGCAGTACAAGCACACCTGCAATGTcaaattcaaagaaaagaagtggaaaattatgacttaaaacagaaaatacag aatctagaaaagaaaatagaagactGGAAACTTCAAGTTGGTGAATACAAGGACCAGATGTTAGCCTTAAGGGAAAAAAGTGAGCAAGAGAAGACTGCTCTGAAAAAAGCAATCAGGTCCCAGAAACAAAGAGCTGAACATTTTGAAGCTGTTGCTGAAAATTTAACCTCCAGAATAAATGAACGA GAATTCAAACTGTCTGAGATCCTGTCAGCTTCTGATGACTGGAAAATCCAGCATGATAGAACAGTTGAAGGAAAGGCAATGTTAGAAATTCAAACAGAAGATCTTAAGAA GCAAATCTCAAACATTTTGGAAGatctgaaaagaaaggaggaatgGAGAAGCAGCTCAGATGAGGAAATTCTTGGAAAGCTACATTCTGTTaactctgaaaatgaaaaaatttaccttgaaaatgaaaaattaaag GCTTCTCTTGCTACATTGGAAACCAGTACTGTTTCTGTTGAAAGCGAACTACGAAATCtgcaagaaaaatcaaagctgcAGGAAGACCTTGTTGAACAGTATAAAAATCAG GTACAAAAATTACGAACAGCAATAGAAGAACTGAAATCCAGATATGAAGCAgtcttaaatgaaaacaaaagaataacagaaaacaaatatttagaaGGAGACAAG GTGAGGGACAAAATGAAGGCTGAGTTAAAGGAGTTCAAACATGTTTACGACTTGCtgaaagcagctcaggaaaagcagcaagaatcTTGGGAAAAGCTTACATCCTGGGAAAGGCTCCAtgaacagaaatgcaaaacCCTTAGGGAGCTGCAGATTCAG GAGAAAGACAGTGTAATTTCCATGGTCAGACACTCCTTAGAAGATGAAAATGGTAACATTCAGAAGAAATATGAAGATCTTAAAAg GCAACTAGAAAAGATGGAATTTCAAAATGAAGAACTTGCTTGTCAACTCAAAAAAGAAGATGAGATATTGCAGTGCAGTAAATTTCAGCTTGAGGAGAAAATCGCAGAATATAATGGATTAACCAGACAACTGGAATCTGctagggaagaagggagaaaaatg GTagctgaagaactgaaaaaaaatgcatataaagAACAAGCCCTTCAGGCAAAAATGCTAGTTCTTGaaactgaagtgaaaaagagGCAAGAAGAACAAAAACAGCTCCTCTACATCCTTCACCAT tATGAAAAGTGCCATGAAGTACATTTGAAAGAGTTGGAGAACAGCctacagaaatcagaaaacaacAACCAGAGCATCCAGAATTATGTGCAGTTTTTGAAAACTTCATATGTAACAATGTTTGGCTGA